One region of Camelus bactrianus isolate YW-2024 breed Bactrian camel chromosome 20, ASM4877302v1, whole genome shotgun sequence genomic DNA includes:
- the OR11A1 gene encoding olfactory receptor 11A1 — protein MILMEIVSIGNQTITEFVLLGFYDVAELSLPFFIVFTLTYASIIAGNMLIIVAVVSSERLHTPMYFFLANLSFLEILYTSTVVPKMLEGFLQEAAISVAGCLLQFFIFGSLATAECFLLAVMAYDRYLAICYPLRYPLLMGPKWCLGLVVIAWLSGFMVDGLVVALMAQLRFCGLNHIDHFYCDFMPLMSLACSDPSAAQMTTFILSVVCLTVPFGLTLTSYARIVLAVLRVPAGASRRKAFSTCSSHLAVVSTFYGTLMVLYIAPSAVHSQLLSKVFALLYTVVTPLFNPVIYTLRNKEVHQALRRLLCIK, from the coding sequence ATGATCCTCATGGAAATTGTCTCCATTGGCAACCAGACTATTACTGAGTTTGTCCTTCTTGGTTTCTATGACGTAGCTGAACTGAGTCTCCCTTTCTTTATTGTGTTCACGCTCACCTACGCCTCCATCATTGCAGGGAACATGCTCATCATTGTGGCAGTGGTTAGCTCTGAGAGGCTCCACACACCCATGTATTTCTTCCTGGCTAATCTGTCCTTCCTGGAGATCCTCTATACTTCCACAGTGGTGCCAAAAATGTTGGAGGGCTTCCTGCAGGAGGCAGCCATCTCGGTGGCTGGCTGCTTGCTCCAGTTCTTTATCTTTGGTTCTCTAGCCACTGCTGAATGCTTCCTGCTGGCTGTCATGGCATATGATCGCTACCTGGCAATCTGCTACCCACTCCGCTACCCACTCCTGATGGGGCCCAAATGGTGCTTGGGGCTGGTGGTCATAGCCTGGCTCTCGGGCTTCATGGTAGATGGACTGGTTGTGGCCCTAATGGCTCAATTGAGATTCTGTGGCCTCAACCACATTGACCACTTTTACTGTGACTTTATGCCTTTGATGAGCCTGGCCTGCTCAGATCCCAGTGCAGCCCAGATGACAACATTCATTCTCTCTGTGGTCTGCCTCACTGTTCCCTTTGGACTGACCCTGACATCTTATGCCCGCATCGTGCTGGCTGTTCTGAGAGTTCCTGCTGGGGCCAGCAGACGAAAGGCTTTCTCCACGTGCTCCTCCCACCTAGCTGTAGTGTCCACATTCTATGGAACTCTCATGGTGTTGTACATTGCACCCTCGGCTGTCCACTCCCAGCTCCTCTCCAAGGTCTTTGCCCTGCTCTACACTGTGGTCACCCCTCTCTTCAATCCTGTGATTTACACCCTGAGGAATAAGGAGGTTCATCAGGCACTACGGAGGCTTCTCTGCATTAAATAA
- the OR10C1 gene encoding LOW QUALITY PROTEIN: olfactory receptor 10C1 (The sequence of the model RefSeq protein was modified relative to this genomic sequence to represent the inferred CDS: deleted 1 base in 1 codon; substituted 1 base at 1 genomic stop codon) — MVTVPCRFFSPPGRRAVGGMSANASTVPEFTLAGSSRRAQPQGVLFSFFLAASVLTVAGNLLVVALVSAAAALQSPVYFFLRTPSALEISYTSVTLPLLLHQLRTGQRHIPRSGCALQMFFFLFVGATECCLLAAMAYDRYAAICAPLRYPLLLSRRKCLGLAGSAWACGAMVGPGHTSFIFSLPCCGPNTIPHFLCEIQPVLQLVACGDTSLNELQVILAAALLILCPFGLILGSYGRILATVSRIPSAAGRRKAFSTCSSHLVVVSVFYGTAVFTXIRPKAGYDPATDPLVSLFYAVVTPILNPIIYSLWNTDVKAALRRTIQKMGPAKI; from the exons ATGGTAACTGTCCCTTGCCGTTTCTTTTCTCCACCGGGCAGAAGGGCTGTGGGCGGGATGAGTGCAAACGCCTCCACGGTGCCTGAGTTCACTCTCGCGGGCTCCTCCCGCCGGGCTCAGCCCCAGGGCGTgctcttctccttctttctcgCGGCCTCCGTGCTCACCGTGGCTGGCAACCTGCTCGTCGTGGCGCTGGTCTCAGCGGCCGCTGCCCTCCAGTCCCCCGTGTACTTCTTCCTGCGGACCCCCTCGGCCCTGGAGATTAGCTACACGTCTGTCACCCTGCCCCTGTTGCTTCACCAGCTCCGCACCGGTCAGCGCCACATCCCTCGCTCTGGCTGTGCTCTCCAgatgttcttctttctctttgtcgGTGCCACAGAGTGTTGCCTCCTGGCTgccatggcctatgaccgctatgcAGCCATATGCGCACCCCTCCGTTACCCTCTGCTGCTGAGCCGTCGGAAGTGCCTGGGGCTGGCCGGCTCAGCGTGGGCCTGCGGAGCTATGGTGGGCCCGGGCCACACTTCCTTCATCTTCTCCTTGCCCTGCTGTGGCCCCAACACCATCCCGCACTTCTTATGTGAGATCCAGCCCGTGCTGCAGCTGGTA GCATGCGGAGACACCTCCCTCAATGAACTGCAGGTTATCCTGGCCGCCGCGCTCCTCATCCTCTGCCCCTTCGGTCTCATCCTGGGCTCCTACGGGCGCATCCTGGCTACTGTCTCCCGGATCCCTTCTGCTGCTGGCCGCCGCaaggccttctccacctgctcctcaCACCTGGTGGTGGTCTCCGTCTTCTACGGCACTGCCGTCTTTACCTAAATTCGCCCCAAGGCCGGCTACGATCCCGCCACTGACCCTCTGGTCTCCCTCTTCTATGCCGTTGTCACCCCCATCCTCAATCCCATCATCTATAGCCTATGGAACACTGATGTCAAGGCTGCCCTAAGGAGAACCATCCAGAAGATGGGCCCAGCGAAGATTTGA
- the OR12D2 gene encoding olfactory receptor 12D2, producing MLNQTTVTEFLLLGVTDIQVLQPFLFAVFLAIYSVTVAGNGAILMMVISDPRLHSPMYFFLGNLSCLDICYSTVTLPKMLENFLSTHKAISFLGCISQLHFFHFLGSTEAMLLAVMAFDRFVAICKPLRYTLIMNHQVCTQMALTVWIIGFSHALMHSIMTSRLNFRASNQIHHFFCDVKPLLELACGNTELNRWLLNTVTGTLGMAPFFLILLSYFYIIVYLFFKTHSCSMLHKALSTCASHFTVVVLFYVPVVFTYIRPASSSSMDQDQIIAIMYSVVTPVLNPLIYTLRNKEVKGALRRVIRRSL from the coding sequence ATGCTGAATCAAACAACAGTCACTGAATTTCTCCTCCTGGGAGTCACAGACATCCAAGTATTGCAGCCTTTTCTCTTTGCAGTTTTCCTTGCCATTTACTCTGTTACTGTGGCTGGGAATGGAGCCATCCTGATGATGGTTATTTCTGATCCAAGACTCCATTCTCCTATGTATTTCTTCCTGGGAAACCTGTCATGTCTGGATATCTGCTACTCCACGGTGACACTGCCAAAGATGCTGGAGAACTTCCTCTCTACACACAAAGCCATTTCTTTCTTGGGATGCATAAGCCAGCTTCATTTCTTCCACTTCCTGGGCAGCACGGAGGCCATGTTGTTGGCCGTGATGGCTTTTGACCGCTttgtggccatctgcaaaccactTCGTTACACTCTAATCATGAATCACCAGGTCTGTACCCAGATGGCTCTCACTGTCTGGATCATTGGCTTTTCCCACGCCCTGATGCACTCCATAATGACCTCTCGCTTGAACTTCCGTGCTTCCAACCAGATCCATCACTTCTTCTGTGATGTTAAGCCATTGCTGGAGTTGGCCTGTGGGAACACTGAGCTCAACCGGTGGCTGCTCAATACTGTCACAGGGACCTTGGGCATGGCCCCATTCTTTCTAATACTTCTGTCCTATTTCTACATTATTGTCTATCTTTTCTTCAAGACCCATTCTTGCAGCATGCTTCATAAAGCTCTGTCCACGTGTGCCTCCCACTTCACGGTGGTTGTTCTTTTCTATGTTCCTGTTGTCTTCACTTATATTCGTCCCGCCTCCAGTAGCTCCATGGACCAGGACCAGATCATTGCCATCATGTACAGTGTGGTCACTCCTGTACTAAATCCACTGATCTATACTTTGAGAAACAAGGAAGTAAAGGGAGCCTTGAGGAGGGTGATCAGAAGGAGTCTCTGA
- the LOC105061644 gene encoding olfactory receptor 6F1-like has protein sequence MERASRTLVTDFVFVRFSNSPRVQLLFFSLFLLIHLSSLVGSALIVHTAAVDGRLHTPMYLFICNLSLVELWYTTVTVPKMPANSLNSQGVISGLSHISQYYFFSLATAELFILTTMAFDVALPSANHSSTHCCSALRLGVLWLGLLAYTYAIQTVGYAFSTVTILEALVFTMASYAPVLTTIPAMASAAAQRKAFYTCAAHLSVVTINFSTLTSKQQINWLYEELFPLESQICLETQVLGDLKETPNRRVPSSRGIHYVEKGENMQDIKYHLPFSLVISLNRKTSFRQYLLGNAKEPLRREEPRTFKLQRDSRV, from the exons ATGGAGAGAGCCAGCCGCACACTGGTCACTGATTTTGTCTTCGTGAGATTTTCCAACTCTCCAAGGGTTCAGctgctctttttctccctcttcctcctgatCCACCTCTCATCTCTGGTGGGCAGTGCACTCATTGTGCACACTGCGGCTGTGGATGGGCGCCTCCACACTCCCATGTACCTCTTTATCTGCAATCTCTCCTTAGTAGAGCTCTGGTACACCACGGTGACTGTGCCCAAAATGCCGGCCAATTCTCTAAATTCCCAAGGGGTCATCTCAGGTCTCAGCCACATCAGCCAGTACTACTTCTTCTCTTTGGCCACCGCAGAGCTCTTCATTCTCACCACCATGGCCTTTGATGTGGCACTGCCATCTGCCAACCATTCCTCTACCCACTGCTGCTCAGCCCTCAGACTTGGGGTTCTCTGGCTGGGTCTGCTGGCTT ACACGTATGCCATCCAAACAGTGGGCTATGCTTTTAGCACTGTCACTATCCTAGAGGCCCTGGTCTTTACCATGGCTTCCTATGCCCCAGTCCTGACCACAATTCCAGCCATGGCCTCGGCCGCTGCTCAACGCAAGGCCTTTTATACATGTGCAGCCCATCTTTCTGTGGTCACCATCAACTTCAGTACTCTG ACTTCAAAACAACAGATTAATTGGTTATATGAAGAGCTCTTCCCTTTGGAAAGTCAAATATGCTTGGAGACTCAGGTCCTCGGAGACCTTAAAGAGACACCAAATCGAAGAGTACCTTCCTCACGAGGGATCCACTAtgtagaaaaaggagaaaatatgcaAGACATCAAATATCATCTGCCTTTTTCGCTGGTTATTTCTCTAAACAGAAAGACATCATTCAGACAGTATCTCCTGGGAAATGCCAAAGAGCCACTGAGGCGGGAAGAACCAAGGACTTTCAAACTACAAAGGGATAGCCGTGTGTGA